A region from the Benincasa hispida cultivar B227 chromosome 8, ASM972705v1, whole genome shotgun sequence genome encodes:
- the LOC120083755 gene encoding serine/threonine-protein kinase fray2 isoform X1: MEESKAAAYYDELTRKGEGAARFKRGLGFSASDSNSDVVSASKGSALPSSSSFLSSFVKASSPSKASEFEKQAQLEAIQNKLKKKKPSSPEGEERRPRALERDRRKSSPRRRSLSKERERHSHSRRRSSSRDRERHSRRRSRSRDRYGDTYRDRDRERRRRSRSRSNSDRDRRRRRSRSLSLERKKLNGSKGGGKQKDRKVEGQKTEGVDYSRLIEGYDMMSPAERVKAKMKLQLAETARTDDTKGTGPGWERFEFNKDAPLDDEEIEAAEDDATLVKHIGQSFRFSAIEARKEEQIKAAHDEAMFGAPVGQLLSTTNDEDELGNEKSKELCDSGVATSLLSEKWASVCLPVKDTKNVRYNFCPYPAQG; the protein is encoded by the exons ATGGAGGAATCGAAAGCTGCGGCGTACTACGATGAGCTCACTCGTAAAGGAGAAGGGGCAGCAAGGTTCAAACGAGGCCTCGGTTTTTCCGCCTCCGACTCCAACAGTGACGTGGTCTCCGCGTCCAAGGGCTCCGCGCTGCCTTCGTCGTCTTCCTTCCTCAGTTCTTTTGTTAAAGCCTCAAGCCCTTCCAAGGCCTCCGAGTTCGAAAAGCAAGCGCAGCTCGAGGCCATTCAGAACAAGcttaagaagaagaaaccaAGCTCTCCCGAAGGAGAAGAGAGGCGCCCTAGGGCTTTGGAGAGAGATCGTCGGAAATCGAGCCCTAGACGAAGGTCTTTGAGTAAGGAGAGGGAGAGACATTCGCATTCGAGGAGGCGGAGTTCGAGTAGAGATAGGGAGAGACATTCGAGGCGGCGAAGTAGGAGTCGAGATAGGTATGGGGATACGTATAGAGATAGGGATAGAGAGAGGAGGAGGAGAAGTAGGTCTAGGAGTAATTCAGATAGGGACCGGCGGCGTCGACGGAGTAGAAGCTTGTCGCTAGAGAGGAAGAAGTTGAATGGAAGTAAGGGAGGGGGAAAACAGAAAGACCGTAAAGTTGAAGGACAGAAGACTGAAGGTGTTGATTATTCAAGATTGATTGAAGGATATGACATGATG TCTCCAGCTGAAAGAGTGAAAGCGAAGATGAAACTACAACTTGCTGAAACTG CCAGAACGGATGATACAAAAGGCACAGGCCCAGGTTGGGAAAGGTTTGAGTTCAACAAGGATGCTCCACTTGATGATGAAGAAATTGAAG CTGCAGAAGATGATGCAACATTAGTAAAGCATATTGGACAAAGCTTTCGATTTTCTGCAATTGAG GCTAGGAAAGAGGAGCAAATCAAAGCTGCTCATGACGAGGCCATGTTTGGAGCACCAGTGGGTCAATTATTAAGTACAACCAATGATGAGGACGAGCTGGGGAACGAAAAGTCGAAGGAGTTGTGTGATAGCGGTGTGGCAACAAGTCTATTGAGTGAGAAG TGGGCTTCTGTCTGCCTCCCAGTAAAAGATACCAAGAACGTCAGGTACAACTTTTGCCCATATCCAGCCCAAGGATAA
- the LOC120083755 gene encoding serine/threonine-protein kinase fray2 isoform X2, with the protein MEESKAAAYYDELTRKGEGAARFKRGLGFSASDSNSDVVSASKGSALPSSSSFLSSFVKASSPSKASEFEKQAQLEAIQNKLKKKKPSSPEGEERRPRALERDRRKSSPRRRSLSKERERHSHSRRRSSSRDRERHSRRRSRSRDRYGDTYRDRDRERRRRSRSRSNSDRDRRRRRSRSLSLERKKLNGSKGGGKQKDRKVEGQKTEGVDYSRLIEGYDMMSPAERVKAKMKLQLAETARTDDTKGTGPGWERFEFNKDAPLDDEEIEAAEDDATLVKHIGQSFRFSAIEARKEEQIKAAHDEAMFGAPVGQLLSTTNDEDELGNEKSKELCDSGVATSLLSEKIIAKQQGSWRDRARKV; encoded by the exons ATGGAGGAATCGAAAGCTGCGGCGTACTACGATGAGCTCACTCGTAAAGGAGAAGGGGCAGCAAGGTTCAAACGAGGCCTCGGTTTTTCCGCCTCCGACTCCAACAGTGACGTGGTCTCCGCGTCCAAGGGCTCCGCGCTGCCTTCGTCGTCTTCCTTCCTCAGTTCTTTTGTTAAAGCCTCAAGCCCTTCCAAGGCCTCCGAGTTCGAAAAGCAAGCGCAGCTCGAGGCCATTCAGAACAAGcttaagaagaagaaaccaAGCTCTCCCGAAGGAGAAGAGAGGCGCCCTAGGGCTTTGGAGAGAGATCGTCGGAAATCGAGCCCTAGACGAAGGTCTTTGAGTAAGGAGAGGGAGAGACATTCGCATTCGAGGAGGCGGAGTTCGAGTAGAGATAGGGAGAGACATTCGAGGCGGCGAAGTAGGAGTCGAGATAGGTATGGGGATACGTATAGAGATAGGGATAGAGAGAGGAGGAGGAGAAGTAGGTCTAGGAGTAATTCAGATAGGGACCGGCGGCGTCGACGGAGTAGAAGCTTGTCGCTAGAGAGGAAGAAGTTGAATGGAAGTAAGGGAGGGGGAAAACAGAAAGACCGTAAAGTTGAAGGACAGAAGACTGAAGGTGTTGATTATTCAAGATTGATTGAAGGATATGACATGATG TCTCCAGCTGAAAGAGTGAAAGCGAAGATGAAACTACAACTTGCTGAAACTG CCAGAACGGATGATACAAAAGGCACAGGCCCAGGTTGGGAAAGGTTTGAGTTCAACAAGGATGCTCCACTTGATGATGAAGAAATTGAAG CTGCAGAAGATGATGCAACATTAGTAAAGCATATTGGACAAAGCTTTCGATTTTCTGCAATTGAG GCTAGGAAAGAGGAGCAAATCAAAGCTGCTCATGACGAGGCCATGTTTGGAGCACCAGTGGGTCAATTATTAAGTACAACCAATGATGAGGACGAGCTGGGGAACGAAAAGTCGAAGGAGTTGTGTGATAGCGGTGTGGCAACAAGTCTATTGAGTGAGAAG ATAATTGCAAAACAACAAGGTTCTTGGCGTGACCGTGCTCGTAAAGTTTAG
- the LOC120082448 gene encoding uncharacterized protein LOC120082448 produces MAPSSNLSRWLRPEVYPLFAAVGVAVGICGFQLVRNICINPEVRVSKENRAAGVLDNFAEGEKYAEHFLRKFVRNKSPEIMPSINNFFTDPSRN; encoded by the exons ATGGCTCCTTCCTCCAACCTTAGTCGATGGCTGAGGCCCGAG GTTTACCCACTTTTCGCGGCGGTAGGAGTGGCCGTCGGAATCTGCGGATTTCAGTTAGTCCGTAACATCTGCATCAACCCTGAAGTCAG AGTGAGCAAGGAGAATAGGGCTGCTGGAGTCCTGGATAACTTTGCTGAGGGAGAGAAATATGCCGAACATTTCCTGAGGAAATTCGTACGCAACAAGTCCCCAGAAATTATGCCATCGATCAACAACTTCTTCACAGACCCGAGTCgaaactaa
- the LOC120083186 gene encoding anaphase-promoting complex subunit 8, with amino-acid sequence MNEKEGLHEERFFNGAGASESGGAKRTERAHVSHPQYLKFELHYIQGRAQQGRHTPRDSMTSKDNCRYELRTAIRQLSDRCLYSASKWAAEQLVGIEQDPAKFTPSNTRFQRGSSSIRRRFHSNEGSSTPIAGMSYVSTPVMEEDEVVDGDFYLLAKSYFDCREYKRAAHVLREQNGKKSVFLRLYALYLAGEKRKEEEVVELEGSLGKSDAVNRELVSLERELSTLRKNGTIDPFGLYMYGLVLKQKGSENLARTALVESVNSYPWNWSAWSELQSLCTTIDILNSLNLNNHWMKDFFLASAYQELRMHNESLVKYENLQGTFSFSNYIQAQIAKAQYSLREFDQVEAIFEELLRNDPYRVEDMDMYSNVLYAKECFSALSYLAHRVFMTDKYRPESCCIIGNYYSLKGQHEKSVVYFRRALKLNKNYLSAWTLMGHEFVEMKNIPAAIDAYRRAVDINSCDYRAWYGLGQAYEMMGMPFYALHYFKKSVFLQPNDSRLWIAMAQCYESEQLRMLEEAIKCYRRAANCNDREAIALHQLAKLHSELGQSEEAAFYYKKDLERMEAEEREGPNMVEALLFLATYYKTQKKFDEAEVYCTRLLDYTGPEKETAKNLLRGMRIAQSSFPSMDVELFPP; translated from the exons ATGAACGAAAAGGAGGGATTACATGAAGAACGGTTTTTCAATG GAGCCGGAGCCTCCGAGTCTGGTGGGGCGAAACGAACAGAAAGGGCGCATGTTAGCCACCCCCAATATTTGAAGTTTGAGTTACATTACATACAAGGAAGAGCTCAACAAGGGCGCCATACACCCAGAGATTCAATGACTTCCAAAGATAATTGTAGATACGAGCTTCGTACTGCAATTCGCCAGCTCAGTGATCGTTGTCTCTACTCTGCCTCTAAATG GGCAGCAGAGCAGTTGGTGGGTATCGAGCAAGATCCAGCTAAGTTCACACCTTCAAACACTAGGTTTCAACGTGGAAGTTCAAGTATTCGTCGGAGATTTCATTCAAATGAGGGTAGTTCAACCCCAATTGCTGGCATGTCTTATGTCTCTACTCCAGTGATGGAGGAGGATGAGGTTGTGGATGGTGATTTTTACCTTCTGGCCAAATCATACTTTGATTGCCGTGAATACAAAAGGGCTGCTCATGTTCTTCGAGAGCAAAATGGAAAGAAATCTGTGTTCTTGCGGCTGTATGCTCTTTATCTG GCTGGTGAAAAGCGGAAAGAAGAAGAGGTAGTAGAACTTGAGGGATCATTGGGTAAAAGCGACGCTGTAAATCGAGAGTTGGTTTCACTGGAAAGAGAATTATCAACCCTCAGAAAAAATGGCACAATTGACCCATTCGGACTGTACATGTATGGACTTGTACTTAAACAAAAAGGCAGTGAAAATCTTGCTCGCACAGCTCTCGTGGAGTCGGTGAACAGCTATCCTTGGAACTGGAGTGCGTGGTCAGAGCTGCAATCCTTGTGCACTACAATTGACATATTGAATAGCCTTAATCTCAATAACCATTGGATGAAGGACTTTTTTCTCGCCAGTGCTTACCAAGAACTTAGGATGCATAACGAATCCTTGGTAAAATATGAGAACTTACAAGGTACTTTTAGTTTTAGTAATTACATACAAGCTCAAATTGCAAAAGCCCAATATAGTTTGAGAGAGTTTGATCAAGTTGAAGCAATatttgaagaacttcttaggAACGATCCATATCGTGTAGAAGACATGGATATGTACTCAAATGTGCTCTATGCAAAGGAATGCTTCTCTGCCTTGAGCTATCTTGCTCATAGAGTTTTCATGACAGATAAGTATAGACCTGAATCTTGCTGCATTATTGGAAATTACTATAGTTTGAAGGGGCAGCACGAGAAGTCAGTTGTGTATTTTAGAAGGGCACTCAAATTGAACAAAAACTATTTATCTGCTTGGACTCTGATGGGACACGaatttgtggagatgaagaacaTTCCTGCTGCCATTGATGCCTATCGACGGGCTGTAGATATAAATTCATGTGATTATCGAGCATGGTATGGGTTAGGGCAAGCTTATGAAATGATGGGCATGCCTTTTTATGCTCTCCATTACTTCAAGAAATCTGTATTTTTGCAGCCAAATGATTCCAGATTGTGGATTGCCATGGCTCAGTGTTATGAAAGCGAACAGCTACGAATGCTGGAGGAGGCAATCAAGTGTTACAGAAGGGCTGCAAATTGTAATGATAGAGAAGCAATTGCCCTGCACCAGTTGGCTAAACTGCATTCTGAGTTAGGGCAGTCTGAAGAGGCAGCATTCTACTACAAAAAAGATTTAGAAAGAATGGAAGCTGAAGAGAGGGAAGGACCAAATATGGTTGAAGCTCTGCTTTTCCTTGCTACGTACTATAAAACACAAAAGAAATTCGACGAAGCAGAAGTATATTGTACACGGCTTCTGGATTACACTGGTCCG GAGAAAGAAACGGCCAAGAATTTACTCAGAGGAATGAGAATAGCACAATCTAGCTTTCCATCTATGGATGTTGAGCTCTTCCCTCCCTAA
- the LOC120083187 gene encoding pentatricopeptide repeat-containing protein At1g74900, mitochondrial yields the protein MFLRNINRRVNKTKTKVVFLHLSAPNPRFFLSYRNSTAQSSSALDTAADIANLVLESDPKSLRGSLLGLQVQFTPELIDKVLKRLWFHGPKALQFFKHLEYHPSYAHSSSSFDHAIDIAGRMRDYKTVWALVARMRARRVGPSSKTFAIIAERFVGAGKPDRAIKAFLSMREHGCCQDLHSFNTILDILCKSKRVEMAYNNLFKVLRGKFKADVVSYNIIANGWCLIKRTPKALEVLKEMVERGLTPTITTYNILLKGYFRAGQIKEAWEFFLQMKEREVEIDVITYTTMVHGFGVVGEIKRAWKVFNEMVGEGVLPSTATYNAMIQVLCKKDSVENAVLLFEEMIKKGYVPNLTTYNVVIRGLCHVGNMDKAMEFMERMTTDGCEPNVQTYNVAIRYFCDAGDINKGLNMFEKMGQGSCLPNLDTYNVLISAMFVRKKSDDLVVAGKLLLEMIDRGFLPRKFTFNRVLNGLLLTGNQAFANEILRLHSKCGRLPRKFKL from the coding sequence ATGTTTCTAAGAAACATTAATCGAAGAGTAAACAAGACGAAGACGAAGGTTGTTTTTCTCCATCTTTCCGCACCAAATCCTAGATTCTTCCTCTCAtatcgcaactccactgcccaATCTAGCTCCGCCCTAGACACCGCCGCGGACATCGCCAATCTTGTCCTCGAATCTGACCCAAAAAGCTTGAGGGGATCCCTCCTTGGATTACAAGTTCAATTTACCCCTGAACTAATCGACAAGGTTCTCAAGCGCCTATGGTTCCATGGACCCAAAGCGCTGCAATTCTTCAAACACCTTGAGTACCATCCATCTTACGCCCATTCCTCGTCTTCTTTCGACCACGCCATCGACATTGCAGGTCGTATGCGCGACTACAAGACCGTATGGGCTCTAGTGGCTCGAATGCGAGCTCGCCGGGTTGGACCCAGTTCAAAAACCTTCGCAATTATAGCTGAGAGGTTCGTAGGCGCTGGAAAACCAGACAGAGCGATCAAGGCTTTCTTGTCGATGCGGGAGCATGGATGTTGTCAGGACCTGCATTCTTTTAACACCATTCTCGACATTCTCTGTAAGTCAAAACGTGTAGAAATGGCTTACAACAATCTGTTTAAGGTTTTGAGAGGAAAATTTAAGGCTGATGTTGTTAGTTATAACATTATTGCAAATGGGTGGTGCTTGATTAAGCGTACACCCAAAGCCCTAGAGGTTTTGAAGGAGATGGTGGAAAGAGGTTTAACTCCAACTATTACTACTTACAATATACTTTTGAAAGGGTATTTTAGAGCTGGTCAGATTAAGGAAGCTTGggaattctttttgcaaatgaAAGAAAGGGAAGTTGAAATTGATGTTATTACTTATACTACTATGGTTCATGGGTTTGGTGTTGTGGGTGAAATTAAAAGGGCTTGGAAGGTTTTCAATGAGATGGTTGGTGAAGGGGTTCTTCCTTCAACAGCTACTTACAATGCTATGATACAGGTTTTGTGTAAGAAAGATAGTGTGGAGAATGCAGTATTGTTGTTTGAGGAGATGATTAAAAAGGGTTATGTGCCAAATTTGACCACTTATAACGTGGTTATAAGAGGATTGTGTCATGTGGGCAATATGGATAAGGCTATGGAGTTTATGGAGAGAATGACAACTGATGGGTGTGAACCAAATGTTCAGACATATAATGTCGCCATTCGGTATTTTTGTGATGCTGGTGACATAAACAAGGGGTTGAATATGTTTGAGAAGATGGGGCAGGGGAGTTGTTTACCAAATTTGGATACATATAATGTTTTGATTAGTGCAATGTTTGTGAGGAAAAAGTCTGATGATTTAGTGGTTGCTGGGAAGCTGTTGCTTGAGATGATTGATAGAGGATTCCTCCCTCGAAAGTTCACTTTCAATCGAGTTCTCAATGGGCTTTTGCTGACGGGTAACCAAGCTTTTGCAAATGAGATTTTGAGATTGCACAGCAAATGTGGTCGTCTTCCTCGCAAATTTAAGTTATGA